A window of Vigna unguiculata cultivar IT97K-499-35 chromosome 4, ASM411807v1, whole genome shotgun sequence contains these coding sequences:
- the LOC114180697 gene encoding uncharacterized protein LOC114180697, whose product MTGAKAAGSGNLVMDHCVIAGKSTCVLYDFGATHSFVSKTCVQRLGLLVCELQCDLVVSTPASGLVRTSSLCTRCPVKVEGRRYKVNLICLPLQELEVILGMDWLSANRILIDYREKKLLFPNLEKPELLSSHGVLKELHDEEVPGLPPNREVEFAIDMVLGTGPVSMTPYHMAPTELVELKKQIEELLGK is encoded by the exons ATGACTGGAGCGAAGGCAGCAGGCTCAGGTAACCTCGTCATGGATCATTGTGTGATTGCTGGTAAATCTACATGTGTATTGTATGACTTTGGAGcaacacactcttttgtgtctaaAACTTGTGTGCAAAGGTTAGGTTTGCTGGTTTGTGAACTACAATGTGACCTTGTGGTATCTACTCCGgcatcgggtttggtcaggacatcgTCCTTGTGTACTAGGTGTCCAGTGAAGGTAGAAGGACGCAGGTACAAAGTGAATCTGATttgcctacctctacaggagttaGAAGTGATCCtaggaatggattggctctctgccaatcgtaTCCTTATAGACTACCGAGAGAAGAAGTTGTTATTTCCCAACTTAGAGAAGCCTGAATTGTTATCGTCTCACGGGGTTTTGAAGGAGCTACATGACG AAGAAGTACCAGGGTTACCTCCTAATAGAGAAGTGGAGTTCGCGATTGACATGGTACTTGGAACCGGGCCAGTGTCGATGACTCCATACCATATGGCTCCGACAGAGTTGGTGGAACTCAAGAAGCAGATAGAGGAATTGTTGGGAAAGTAA